From Solidesulfovibrio carbinoliphilus subsp. oakridgensis, the proteins below share one genomic window:
- a CDS encoding fumarate reductase flavoprotein subunit has protein sequence MRIIQTDLLCLGAGLAGERVAIEAADNGFSAICLSIVPARRSHSSAAQGGMQAALGNSAMGEGDSPDVHFADTVKGSDWGCDQEVARLFVDAAPVAMRQMAFWGVPWNRVVPGEQTYYKGGKPFTAVEKAENEGLIHSRNFGGTAKWRTCYTSDGTGHCVLYTLDNRAAQMGVNVVDKVEAIALIHDGDTCMGAIARCLKTGELTAYLARATLVATGGFGRIYRESTNAVICDGGGLITALDTGVVSLGNMEAVQFHPTGIVPTDILVTEGCRGDGGTLLDKNEYRFMPDYEPEKAELASRDVVSRRMTEHMRKGLGVPSPYGDHLWLDIRHLGEQHIRTKLREVDEICQSFLGVDPVHQLIPVRPTQHYSMGGVRTNKDGAAYGLKGLFAAGEASCWDMHGFNRLGGNSLAETVVAGMIVGGKIVEFLKGSETTFSTAAVRDAMARQTARIADLVACKNGSENPYTVRNAMFDSIMQGAGIFRNGADLEKCVGELQEILGRARKVGLRSNGKGANPELTMALKIEGMVKLALCVAYGALQRTESRGAHTREDFPARNDRDWLKRTLATWDEGADLPTLNYEPATGIFEMPPGDRGYGGGQIIPMEGK, from the coding sequence ATGAGGATCATACAAACCGATCTGCTGTGTCTGGGCGCGGGCCTGGCCGGCGAACGCGTGGCCATCGAGGCCGCGGACAACGGGTTTTCCGCCATCTGCCTGTCCATCGTCCCGGCCCGCCGCTCCCACTCCTCGGCCGCCCAGGGCGGCATGCAGGCGGCCCTTGGCAACTCGGCCATGGGCGAGGGGGATTCCCCGGACGTCCACTTCGCCGACACGGTCAAAGGCTCGGACTGGGGCTGCGACCAGGAAGTGGCCCGGCTGTTCGTCGACGCCGCCCCCGTCGCCATGCGCCAGATGGCCTTCTGGGGCGTGCCCTGGAACCGCGTCGTGCCGGGCGAACAGACCTATTACAAGGGCGGCAAGCCCTTTACCGCCGTGGAAAAGGCCGAAAACGAGGGCCTGATCCACTCGCGCAACTTCGGCGGCACGGCCAAGTGGCGCACCTGCTACACGTCCGACGGCACCGGGCACTGCGTCCTTTATACGCTGGATAACCGGGCCGCCCAGATGGGCGTCAATGTCGTGGACAAGGTCGAGGCCATAGCCCTCATTCACGACGGCGACACCTGCATGGGCGCCATCGCCCGCTGCCTCAAGACCGGCGAGCTGACCGCGTATCTGGCCCGGGCGACCCTCGTCGCCACCGGCGGTTTCGGCCGCATCTACCGCGAGTCCACCAACGCGGTCATCTGCGACGGCGGCGGCCTCATCACGGCCCTCGATACCGGGGTGGTCTCCCTTGGCAACATGGAGGCCGTGCAGTTCCACCCGACCGGCATCGTGCCGACCGACATCCTGGTCACCGAAGGCTGCCGGGGCGACGGCGGCACCCTTCTCGACAAGAACGAATACCGGTTCATGCCCGACTACGAGCCGGAAAAGGCGGAGCTCGCCTCCCGCGACGTGGTTTCCCGCCGCATGACCGAACACATGCGAAAGGGCCTCGGCGTGCCCTCGCCCTACGGCGACCACCTGTGGCTCGACATCCGCCACCTCGGCGAGCAGCACATCCGCACCAAACTGCGGGAAGTCGACGAGATCTGCCAATCCTTCCTCGGCGTGGACCCGGTCCACCAGCTGATCCCGGTCCGGCCCACCCAGCACTATTCCATGGGCGGCGTGCGGACCAACAAGGACGGCGCGGCCTATGGCCTGAAGGGTCTTTTCGCGGCCGGCGAGGCCTCGTGCTGGGACATGCACGGCTTCAACCGCCTGGGCGGCAACTCCCTGGCCGAGACCGTCGTTGCCGGCATGATCGTCGGCGGCAAGATCGTGGAGTTCCTGAAGGGTTCCGAAACGACCTTCTCCACCGCCGCCGTGCGCGACGCCATGGCCCGGCAGACCGCCCGCATCGCCGATCTCGTGGCCTGCAAAAACGGCAGCGAGAATCCCTACACCGTGCGAAACGCCATGTTCGACTCCATCATGCAGGGCGCCGGCATCTTCCGAAACGGCGCGGACCTGGAGAAGTGCGTGGGCGAACTCCAGGAGATCCTCGGCCGGGCCCGCAAGGTCGGCCTTCGCAGCAACGGCAAGGGCGCCAACCCCGAGCTGACCATGGCGCTCAAGATCGAAGGCATGGTGAAACTCGCCCTGTGTGTGGCCTACGGGGCGCTTCAGCGCACCGAATCGCGCGGGGCCCACACCCGCGAGGACTTCCCGGCCCGAAACGACCGCGATTGGCTCAAACGCACGCTCGCCACCTGGGACGAGGGCGCGGACCTGCCGACGCTCAACTACGAGCCCGCGACCGGCATCTTCGAGATGCCCCCCGGCGACCGCGGCTACGGCGGCGGCCAGATCATCCCCATGGAAGGGAAATAA
- a CDS encoding Fe-S-containing hydro-lyase: MAEYHLTTPLSDADVEQLKSGDVVFVSGHIYTARDAAHKRLVESLDAGETLPFDLKGALIYYVGPSPAPPGRPIGAAGPTTSYRMDTYAPRLHSLGLKGSIGKGKRNDAVKAALAEHKAVYLGATGGAGALLSQRITGAKVIAYEDLGPEAIRELAVKDFPLLVINDCHGGELYVKPNLG, encoded by the coding sequence ATGGCCGAGTACCATCTCACCACGCCGCTCTCCGATGCCGACGTGGAACAGCTCAAGTCCGGGGACGTGGTTTTCGTCTCCGGCCACATCTACACGGCCCGCGACGCCGCCCACAAGCGGCTGGTCGAATCACTGGACGCCGGGGAAACCCTTCCCTTTGACCTGAAAGGTGCCCTCATCTACTATGTCGGCCCCTCCCCCGCGCCTCCGGGACGTCCCATCGGCGCGGCCGGACCCACCACCAGCTACCGCATGGACACCTACGCCCCCAGGCTCCATTCCCTGGGTCTCAAGGGCTCCATCGGCAAGGGCAAGCGCAACGACGCCGTGAAGGCGGCGCTGGCCGAGCACAAGGCGGTGTATCTGGGGGCCACCGGCGGCGCCGGCGCGCTCTTGTCGCAGCGCATAACGGGCGCCAAGGTCATCGCCTACGAGGACCTGGGGCCGGAGGCCATTCGGGAGCTGGCGGTCAAGGACTTCCCGCTTCTGGTCATAAACGACTGTCACGGCGGGGAGCTGTACGTGAAGCCAAACCTTGGCTAA
- a CDS encoding PAS domain S-box protein, translating into MSPDAPLAVGVVLVGDDGVVAEADAEARRMLDLDLSGVVFPRWRDLGLTDSVQHPPAGRGMLVRRDDPDGSVRWYLLSKRPLRLAGEPLYVFSLADVSSIKNDLDRFKGFFTNAVEGIFQSSPEGRFLAVNPALAAILGYDSPEDMIGALTDLRSELYVDPADRDKLLDRLSRDGVVTGLETRFYRKDRTIKWISQAARVVRDERNEVRYIEGLNIDITARKQAEEAYNDILERYRSIVTGSIDGVILCGAGGEVLTANPETERIFGLSESDLALAGLAGVISDADGGLGRALATLSATGRFRGELTGIKAGGETIPLEVSASGFPHKGGPDHSVWIVRDVADRKKAESVLRESEEKFRRTFDQSPIGASILSLDYRFLRVNDALCRITGYAADELVGMSMLHVTHPDDVAETVAWAERLLAGEFDRYEIDKRYVRQDGGTVWVHLSVRLIRDVAGRGLYLMPMVQDVTERVRAEQEMRELLAEKEGLRLNLEAIFRAIPDAIVVVDTKMRVVKTNRALTDVCFVGDILTGPGGQQVVSGACRRGCFSALRETLATQRPVIEYRVECKGQNPGRVVVINSMPLSGESGQFVGAVLIIRDITRLADLEKRLTDLHGHRGIIGKSKLMRDVYTVLDQLGEVDTTVLITGESGTGKELVAEAIHYGGVRAKKPLVKVNCSALSDELLGSELFGHVRGAFTGAIRDKVGRFEAAQGGTIFLDEIGDVSPRLQLGLLRVLESKEFERVGEAKTRKADVRVIAATNVDLPARIRAGLFRADLYYRLKVVEVRLPPLRDRAEDIPLLSEHFMRQFAANFGKAITRLSEEVMGILMDYPWPGNVRELKYAMEHGCVLCPGGEIRAGHLPRELSVPSCLPPPAEALRPSRGGLSRETILSALREARDNRSLAARRLGIDRKTLYRNMARLGIA; encoded by the coding sequence ATGTCGCCTGACGCCCCGCTGGCCGTCGGCGTGGTCCTGGTCGGAGACGACGGCGTGGTGGCCGAGGCCGACGCCGAAGCCCGCCGCATGCTCGACCTGGACCTCTCGGGCGTGGTCTTTCCCCGCTGGCGCGACCTGGGCCTGACCGATTCGGTCCAGCATCCCCCGGCCGGCCGGGGGATGCTCGTGCGCCGCGACGATCCGGACGGCAGCGTCCGCTGGTACCTGCTCTCCAAAAGGCCCCTGCGCCTGGCCGGCGAGCCGCTCTACGTCTTCTCCCTGGCCGATGTCTCCTCGATCAAGAACGACCTCGACCGGTTCAAGGGCTTTTTCACCAATGCCGTGGAAGGCATTTTCCAGTCGAGCCCGGAGGGGCGGTTCCTGGCCGTCAACCCGGCCCTGGCCGCCATCCTCGGCTACGACAGCCCCGAGGACATGATCGGGGCCCTGACCGACCTGCGCTCCGAACTCTACGTGGACCCGGCCGACCGGGACAAGCTCCTGGACCGGCTGTCCCGGGACGGCGTGGTCACGGGCCTCGAGACCCGGTTCTACCGCAAGGACCGGACCATCAAGTGGATTTCCCAGGCGGCCCGGGTGGTCCGGGACGAACGAAACGAGGTCCGCTACATCGAGGGCCTCAACATCGACATCACGGCCCGCAAGCAGGCCGAGGAAGCCTACAACGACATCCTGGAGCGCTACCGCTCCATCGTCACCGGCAGCATCGACGGCGTGATCCTGTGCGGCGCCGGCGGCGAGGTCCTGACCGCCAACCCCGAGACCGAACGGATCTTCGGCCTCTCCGAATCCGATCTGGCCCTGGCCGGGCTGGCCGGCGTCATCAGCGACGCCGACGGCGGCCTGGGCCGGGCCCTGGCCACCTTGTCCGCCACCGGCCGGTTCCGGGGGGAACTGACGGGGATCAAGGCCGGCGGCGAGACCATCCCCCTCGAAGTTTCGGCCAGCGGCTTCCCCCACAAGGGCGGGCCGGACCACAGCGTCTGGATCGTGCGCGACGTGGCCGACCGCAAGAAGGCCGAATCCGTCTTGCGCGAGTCCGAGGAGAAGTTTCGCCGCACCTTTGACCAGTCGCCCATCGGGGCCAGCATCCTGTCGCTGGACTACCGGTTTTTGCGCGTCAACGACGCCCTGTGCCGCATCACCGGCTACGCCGCCGACGAACTCGTCGGCATGTCCATGCTGCACGTCACCCACCCCGACGACGTGGCCGAGACCGTGGCCTGGGCCGAACGGCTCCTGGCCGGGGAATTCGACCGCTACGAGATCGACAAGCGCTACGTCCGCCAGGACGGCGGCACGGTCTGGGTCCACCTGTCCGTGCGGCTGATTCGCGACGTGGCCGGCCGGGGCCTCTATCTCATGCCCATGGTCCAGGACGTGACCGAGCGGGTGCGGGCCGAGCAGGAGATGCGCGAGCTCTTGGCCGAGAAGGAAGGCCTTCGCCTGAACCTGGAAGCCATCTTCCGGGCCATCCCCGACGCCATCGTGGTGGTCGACACCAAGATGCGCGTGGTCAAGACCAACCGGGCCCTCACCGACGTCTGCTTCGTCGGCGACATCCTGACCGGCCCCGGCGGCCAGCAGGTGGTGTCCGGAGCCTGCCGGAGGGGCTGCTTTTCCGCCCTTCGCGAGACGCTCGCCACCCAGCGGCCGGTCATCGAGTACCGGGTGGAGTGCAAGGGCCAGAACCCGGGCCGGGTGGTGGTCATCAACTCCATGCCCCTTTCCGGCGAATCCGGCCAGTTCGTCGGCGCGGTGCTCATCATCCGCGACATCACCCGCCTGGCCGACCTCGAAAAGCGCCTGACCGACCTCCACGGCCACCGGGGGATCATCGGCAAGTCCAAGCTCATGCGCGACGTCTACACCGTCCTCGACCAGCTCGGCGAGGTGGACACCACCGTGCTCATCACCGGCGAGTCGGGCACCGGCAAGGAGCTGGTGGCCGAGGCCATCCACTATGGCGGGGTGCGGGCCAAAAAACCGCTGGTCAAGGTCAACTGCTCGGCCCTGTCCGACGAGCTTCTCGGCAGCGAGCTCTTCGGCCACGTCCGGGGGGCGTTTACCGGCGCCATCCGGGACAAGGTCGGCCGGTTCGAGGCGGCCCAGGGTGGCACCATCTTCCTGGACGAGATCGGCGACGTGTCCCCGCGCCTCCAGCTTGGGCTGTTGCGCGTGCTCGAGTCCAAGGAGTTCGAGCGGGTGGGCGAGGCCAAGACCAGAAAGGCCGACGTCCGGGTCATCGCCGCCACCAACGTGGACCTGCCGGCCCGCATCCGCGCGGGCCTTTTTCGGGCCGACCTCTACTACCGGCTGAAGGTGGTGGAGGTCCGCCTGCCCCCCCTTCGCGACCGGGCCGAGGACATTCCGCTCCTCTCCGAGCACTTCATGCGCCAGTTCGCGGCCAACTTCGGCAAGGCCATCACCAGGTTGTCCGAGGAGGTCATGGGCATCCTCATGGACTACCCGTGGCCGGGCAACGTGCGCGAGCTCAAGTACGCCATGGAACACGGCTGCGTGCTGTGCCCGGGCGGCGAGATCCGGGCCGGGCACCTGCCGCGCGAGCTGTCCGTGCCGTCGTGCCTGCCGCCGCCGGCCGAAGCCTTGCGTCCCTCTCGGGGCGGGCTGTCGCGGGAGACGATCCTCTCTGCGCTACGCGAGGCCCGGGACAACCGGTCGCTGGCCGCCAGGCGCCTTGGCATCGACCGCAAGACGCTCTACCGCAACATGGCCCGCCTCGGCATCGCCTGA
- a CDS encoding sulfide/dihydroorotate dehydrogenase-like FAD/NAD-binding protein translates to MPSRILRKRRLIEGQTTELVIEAPHIAAKAKPGNFVILRVWEEGERIPLTIADADTGAGTITLVFLLMGKTTAHLDTLEAGDDILDLCGPLGRPTEIHKLDGPVICVGGGTGIAAMHHIAKGHHAAGNHVVTIIGARCEDLLLFRDELCSFCPEVLISTNDGSCGRQGFVTDLLVERLTEDKTVAEVVAIGPVPMMRAVAEATRPFGVKTTVSLNSIMVDGIGMCGACRVSVGGETKFACVDGPEFDGHQVDFAGLAARLTSFKEQERLSYEEFKKSHVCQCSK, encoded by the coding sequence ATGCCAAGCCGAATCCTGCGCAAGCGAAGACTCATCGAGGGCCAGACCACCGAACTGGTGATCGAGGCCCCGCACATCGCCGCCAAGGCCAAACCCGGGAACTTCGTGATCCTCAGGGTCTGGGAGGAAGGGGAACGCATTCCCCTGACCATTGCCGACGCCGACACCGGGGCCGGGACCATCACCCTGGTCTTTCTCCTCATGGGCAAGACCACGGCCCACCTGGACACCCTGGAGGCCGGCGACGACATCCTGGACCTGTGCGGCCCGCTCGGACGGCCAACCGAGATCCACAAGCTCGACGGACCGGTCATCTGCGTCGGCGGCGGCACCGGCATCGCGGCCATGCACCACATCGCCAAGGGCCATCACGCGGCCGGCAACCATGTGGTCACCATCATCGGCGCCCGTTGCGAGGATCTGCTCCTCTTTCGCGACGAACTCTGCTCGTTTTGCCCCGAAGTCCTCATCAGCACCAACGACGGCAGCTGCGGCCGGCAGGGGTTCGTCACGGACCTCCTGGTCGAGCGCCTGACCGAAGACAAAACCGTGGCCGAGGTGGTGGCCATCGGCCCGGTGCCCATGATGCGGGCCGTGGCCGAGGCCACCCGGCCCTTTGGCGTCAAAACCACGGTCAGCCTCAATTCGATCATGGTCGACGGCATCGGCATGTGCGGGGCCTGCCGGGTCAGCGTCGGCGGCGAAACGAAATTCGCCTGCGTCGACGGCCCGGAATTCGACGGCCACCAGGTGGACTTCGCCGGGCTCGCCGCCCGGCTGACGTCTTTCAAGGAACAAGAACGCCTTTCCTACGAGGAGTTTAAAAAAAGCCATGTCTGCCAATGCTCCAAGTAA
- a CDS encoding fumarate reductase iron-sulfur subunit → MGRTLTFNIFRYNPTDADSTPHMDTIKLDETERMTLFIALNRIREEIDPTLMFDFCCRAGICGACAMVINGRPGLACHTKTKDLPDEITLMPLPVFKLVGDLSVDTGTWFRGMYQKVESWVHTKKVFDPTAQEERMDNALAEQIYELDRCIECGCCVAACGTALMRPDFLGAVALNRVARFILDPRDERTEKDYFDIVGTDEGIFGCMGLLACEDVCPKEIPLQEQLGKLRRKMALAAVKNILPRFLRKDF, encoded by the coding sequence ATGGGCAGAACGCTCACCTTCAATATATTCCGCTATAATCCCACGGATGCGGACAGCACGCCGCATATGGATACCATAAAGCTCGACGAAACCGAGCGCATGACGCTTTTCATCGCGCTCAACCGCATTCGGGAGGAGATCGACCCGACCCTCATGTTCGACTTCTGCTGCCGGGCCGGCATCTGCGGCGCCTGCGCCATGGTCATAAACGGCCGCCCGGGCCTGGCCTGCCACACCAAGACCAAGGACCTGCCCGACGAAATCACCCTCATGCCGCTCCCCGTCTTCAAGCTGGTCGGCGACCTCTCGGTCGATACCGGCACCTGGTTTCGGGGCATGTACCAGAAGGTCGAGTCCTGGGTGCACACAAAAAAGGTCTTCGACCCCACGGCCCAGGAAGAGCGCATGGACAACGCGCTTGCCGAGCAGATCTACGAGCTCGACCGCTGCATCGAGTGCGGCTGCTGCGTGGCCGCCTGCGGCACGGCGCTTATGCGTCCGGACTTCCTCGGCGCCGTGGCCTTAAACCGCGTGGCCCGGTTCATCCTCGACCCCCGCGACGAGCGGACCGAAAAGGACTACTTCGACATCGTCGGCACGGACGAGGGCATCTTCGGCTGCATGGGCCTGCTCGCCTGCGAGGACGTCTGCCCCAAGGAGATTCCCCTCCAGGAGCAGCTCGGCAAACTGCGCCGCAAAATGGCGCTGGCCGCCGTCAAAAACATCCTGCCCCGGTTCCTCAGAAAGGACTTCTAA
- a CDS encoding fumarate hydratase, with translation MKTIPANDILEAVAALCVTANHELPADVQAAFEACHAAEEAPAAKEIFRQLLENSKLSRDTNLPLCQDTGLGVFFVEVGEDVKVEGGSLRQAINDGMVKGYQEGYLRKSSCDPFTRKNTGDNSPAIIHFDVVPGDALKITMMAKGGGSENMSRVTMLAPAQGWKGIKEFVVNRVAEAGPNPCPPTIVGVGIGGNFELAALNSKKALMRPLDDRHPDPAIAKLEDELMEAINDLGIGPMGLGGKTTSLGVKILVAPCHLASLPLAVNIQCHSARHKEVTF, from the coding sequence ATGAAGACGATACCGGCAAACGACATCCTCGAAGCCGTGGCCGCCCTGTGCGTCACGGCCAACCACGAGCTGCCCGCCGACGTCCAGGCCGCCTTCGAGGCCTGCCACGCGGCCGAGGAGGCTCCGGCGGCCAAGGAAATCTTCCGGCAGCTGCTGGAAAATTCAAAGCTCTCCCGCGACACCAACCTGCCCCTGTGCCAGGACACCGGCCTTGGCGTCTTTTTCGTCGAGGTCGGCGAGGACGTGAAGGTCGAAGGCGGGAGCCTCCGGCAGGCCATAAACGACGGCATGGTCAAGGGCTATCAGGAAGGGTATCTCCGGAAATCCTCCTGCGACCCGTTTACCCGCAAGAATACCGGCGACAACTCCCCGGCCATCATCCACTTCGACGTGGTGCCGGGCGATGCGCTCAAGATCACCATGATGGCCAAGGGCGGCGGCTCGGAAAACATGTCGCGGGTCACCATGCTGGCTCCGGCCCAGGGCTGGAAGGGCATCAAGGAATTCGTCGTCAACCGCGTGGCCGAGGCCGGCCCCAACCCCTGCCCGCCGACCATCGTCGGCGTCGGCATCGGCGGCAACTTCGAGCTGGCGGCTCTCAATTCCAAAAAGGCCCTCATGCGGCCGCTCGACGACCGCCACCCGGACCCGGCCATCGCCAAGCTCGAGGACGAGCTGATGGAAGCGATAAACGACCTCGGCATCGGACCCATGGGCCTTGGCGGCAAGACCACCAGCCTTGGCGTCAAGATCCTGGTCGCCCCCTGCCATCTGGCCAGCCTGCCCTTGGCCGTCAATATCCAGTGCCACAGCGCCCGCCACAAGGAGGTCACCTTCTAA
- the dctA gene encoding C4-dicarboxylate transporter DctA, producing the protein MSGHKAIYKTLYFWVITGIVLGIVIGLIPATKGFAESMQPFGTAFIRMVKMIIAPIIFCTVVTGIAKMGDMGKVGRVGLKCMLYFWTMTLFALAIGLVIVNLYKPGAGMDEYAAKLQNNQAEIAKVEAYAGKAKKMSTVDFMMNIIPTSVVDAFAKGEILQVLFFSILFGVALANLGDKAKNFVRIIDEFAKGLFRVVHYIMYFAPLGAFGAMAYVVASQGVEALYKLLFLMVGVYSTCLIFIFVVLAMVCRLAKFSLWRYLVYIKEEILLVLGTSSSEAALPRMMAKLENAGADKSVVGLCLPMGYSFNLDGTCIYLTMAAVFLAQATNTPLDLSHQLYLLFILLLTSKGAAAVTGGGFITLAATLQTLGTIPVASLTLLLGVDRFMSEARAITNLIGNGIATLVVAKWENALDEAKLARVLSGADDEYADDPEDMLILEESAETATVAVTSKS; encoded by the coding sequence ATGAGCGGCCACAAAGCGATCTACAAGACACTGTATTTCTGGGTCATCACCGGCATCGTCCTCGGCATCGTCATCGGCCTCATACCGGCCACCAAGGGCTTTGCCGAAAGCATGCAGCCCTTTGGAACGGCCTTTATCCGCATGGTCAAGATGATCATCGCGCCGATCATCTTCTGCACCGTGGTCACCGGCATCGCCAAGATGGGCGACATGGGCAAGGTCGGCCGGGTCGGGCTCAAGTGCATGCTCTACTTCTGGACCATGACGCTTTTCGCCCTGGCCATCGGCCTGGTCATCGTCAACCTCTACAAGCCCGGCGCCGGCATGGACGAGTATGCGGCCAAGCTCCAGAACAACCAGGCTGAAATCGCCAAGGTCGAGGCCTACGCCGGCAAAGCCAAGAAGATGTCGACCGTCGACTTCATGATGAACATCATCCCGACTTCGGTCGTGGACGCCTTTGCCAAGGGCGAAATCCTGCAGGTCCTTTTCTTCTCCATCCTCTTCGGCGTGGCCCTGGCCAATCTCGGCGACAAGGCCAAGAACTTCGTGCGGATCATCGACGAATTCGCCAAAGGATTGTTCAGGGTTGTCCACTACATCATGTATTTCGCGCCACTTGGCGCGTTCGGGGCCATGGCCTACGTGGTCGCCTCCCAGGGCGTCGAAGCCCTCTACAAGCTCTTGTTCCTCATGGTCGGCGTCTATTCGACCTGCCTGATCTTCATCTTCGTGGTCCTGGCCATGGTCTGCCGGCTGGCCAAGTTCTCCCTGTGGCGCTACCTCGTCTACATCAAGGAAGAAATCCTGCTCGTCCTTGGCACCTCTTCCTCGGAAGCGGCCCTGCCGCGCATGATGGCCAAGCTCGAAAACGCCGGCGCCGACAAGTCGGTGGTCGGCCTGTGCCTGCCCATGGGCTATTCCTTCAACCTGGACGGCACCTGCATTTATCTCACCATGGCCGCCGTGTTCCTGGCCCAGGCCACCAACACGCCGCTCGATCTCAGCCACCAGCTCTACCTGCTCTTCATCCTGCTTCTGACCTCCAAGGGCGCGGCCGCGGTCACGGGCGGCGGCTTCATTACGCTCGCCGCCACCCTCCAGACGCTCGGCACCATTCCGGTCGCCTCGCTGACCCTCCTGCTCGGCGTCGATCGCTTCATGTCCGAGGCCCGGGCCATCACCAACCTGATCGGCAACGGCATCGCCACGCTTGTGGTCGCCAAGTGGGAGAACGCCCTGGACGAGGCCAAGCTGGCCCGGGTCCTTTCCGGCGCGGACGACGAGTACGCCGATGATCCGGAAGATATGCTGATCCTTGAAGAATCAGCCGAAACTGCCACTGTCGCCGTCACCAGCAAATCCTAA
- the gltA gene encoding NADPH-dependent glutamate synthase, translated as MSANAPSKKAKAPRTPMPEQPPRERARNFREVALGYTPEMARTEAARCLQCKKPACRKGCPVEVDIPGFIKKVLDEDLDASYGVLRDTNSLPAVCGRVCPQENQCEGACILGKKGQPVAIGRLERFVADTYLAKSACETVTGGPACAMARDDLKVACIGSGPSSLTCAGYLAARGIPVTVFEALHEVGGVLVYGIPEFRLPKGVVRQEVEALKALGVELRTNWVGGKTITVPELLESGYDAVFIGVGAGLPRFIGIPGENLIGVFSANEYLTRVNLGRAYKFPAADTPTFPARHVVVFGGGNVAMDAARTAMRLGAEKVSLAYRRTEHEMPCRLEELHHAKEEGLDILCLNAPLEFIGDENGRLKSIVLQRMVLGEPDASGRCAPVACQGDTCVVEADMAVVAVGTGANPLISQTTPGLETYRRGYIVADAATGETSIRNVFAGGDIVTGAATVISAMGAGRRAAKAIAERLLGPAAAGQGPDLTADDAADA; from the coding sequence ATGTCTGCCAATGCTCCAAGTAAGAAGGCCAAGGCCCCCCGCACCCCCATGCCCGAACAGCCGCCCCGCGAGCGGGCCCGCAATTTCCGGGAAGTGGCCCTCGGCTACACCCCGGAAATGGCCCGGACCGAAGCGGCCCGCTGCCTGCAATGCAAGAAACCGGCCTGCCGCAAAGGCTGCCCGGTGGAAGTCGACATCCCCGGCTTTATTAAAAAGGTCCTGGACGAGGACCTCGACGCCTCCTACGGCGTCCTTCGCGACACCAACTCCCTGCCCGCCGTCTGCGGCCGGGTCTGCCCCCAGGAAAACCAGTGCGAAGGGGCCTGCATCCTCGGCAAGAAGGGCCAGCCCGTGGCCATCGGCCGCTTGGAGCGGTTCGTGGCCGACACGTATCTGGCCAAGTCGGCCTGCGAGACCGTGACCGGCGGCCCGGCCTGTGCCATGGCCCGGGACGACCTCAAGGTCGCCTGCATCGGCTCGGGGCCAAGTAGCCTCACCTGCGCCGGCTATCTGGCCGCCCGGGGCATCCCGGTCACGGTCTTCGAGGCCCTGCACGAGGTCGGCGGCGTCCTTGTCTACGGCATCCCGGAATTCCGCCTGCCAAAGGGCGTGGTCCGCCAGGAGGTCGAGGCCTTGAAAGCCCTCGGCGTGGAGCTTCGCACCAACTGGGTGGGAGGGAAGACCATTACCGTGCCGGAACTGCTGGAGTCGGGCTACGACGCCGTCTTTATCGGCGTCGGGGCCGGGCTGCCGCGTTTTATCGGCATCCCCGGCGAAAACCTGATCGGCGTCTTCTCGGCCAACGAATACCTGACCCGGGTCAACCTCGGCCGGGCCTACAAGTTCCCGGCCGCCGACACCCCGACCTTCCCGGCCAGGCATGTCGTGGTCTTCGGCGGCGGCAACGTGGCCATGGACGCGGCCCGCACGGCCATGCGCCTGGGGGCCGAGAAGGTGTCGCTGGCCTACCGGCGGACGGAACACGAGATGCCCTGCCGGCTGGAGGAACTCCACCACGCCAAGGAAGAGGGCCTCGACATCCTGTGCCTGAACGCCCCGCTGGAATTCATTGGCGACGAGAACGGGCGCCTTAAAAGCATTGTCCTGCAGCGGATGGTCCTTGGCGAGCCCGACGCCTCGGGCCGGTGCGCGCCGGTCGCCTGCCAGGGCGACACCTGCGTGGTCGAGGCCGACATGGCCGTGGTGGCCGTCGGCACCGGGGCCAATCCGCTCATCAGCCAGACCACGCCCGGGCTCGAAACCTACCGCCGGGGCTACATCGTGGCCGACGCGGCCACGGGCGAGACCTCGATACGAAACGTCTTCGCCGGGGGCGACATCGTCACCGGCGCGGCCACGGTCATCTCGGCCATGGGCGCCGGCCGCCGGGCGGCCAAGGCCATTGCCGAACGGCTCCTCGGGCCGGCCGCGGCCGGACAAGGACCGGATCTGACGGCGGACGATGCCGCCGACGCATAA